The following are encoded together in the Culex pipiens pallens isolate TS chromosome 1, TS_CPP_V2, whole genome shotgun sequence genome:
- the LOC120416371 gene encoding uncharacterized protein LOC120416371 isoform X2 yields MGTMIRRNSLNISFGKWRTNSSPGSVENGPPGSPSPPVVTRKGSSSFGSSVAIQKLRESKWFDAGEERIFCAVIEDGFLVELRHPVTGESWYGVAAIEAKKSIKPTAANIKIYSVKLSDSSSNKRLKIYNTSLDQLWAQGYRIRINNLCDKAKKPHSEKDILAQIKYATKTKMAFHNSQHFVEFCRYGDRPQDNRKRQVSVLLKRLEKALDGAQPYF; encoded by the exons ATGGGCACGATGATCCGGCGAAACAGTTTGAACATTTCGTTCGGCAAGTGGCGAACGAACTCCAGTCCAGGATCGGTGGAGAACGGGCCACCCGGATCACCCTCGCCGCCCGTTGTCACACGGAAGGGTTCATCGTCGTTTGGAAGTTCGGTAGCGATACAGAAGCTCCGCGAGTCCAAGTGGTTCGACGCCGGCGAGGAACGCATCTTCTGCGCCGTCATCGAGGACGGATTCCTGGTGGAACTGCGCCATCCGGTCACCGGCGAGAGTTGGTACGGCGTTGCGGCCATCGAAGCGAAGAAAT CGATAAAACCAACCGCAGCCAACATCAAGATCTACTCCGTCAAGCTATCCGACAGTAGCAGCAACAAGCGGCTCAAAATCTACAACACCTCGCTCGACCAGCTGTGGGCCCAGGGCTACCGGATCCGGATCAACAATCTGTGCGACAAGGCCAAGAAACCGCACAGCGAGAAGGACATCTTGGCACAG ATCAAGTACGCCACCAAAACCAAGATGGCATTCCACAACAGTCAGCACTTTGTCGAGTTCTGTCGGTACGGTGACCGGCCCCAGGACAACCGGAAGCGACAAGTAAGTGTACTGTTGAAGCGACTCGAGAAAGCACTGGACGGAGCGCAGCCCTATTTCTGA
- the LOC120416371 gene encoding uncharacterized protein LOC120416371 isoform X1 has protein sequence MGTMIRRNSLNISFGKWRTNSSPGSVENGPPGSPSPPVVTRKGSSSFGSSVAIQKLRESKWFDAGEERIFCAVIEDGFLVELRHPVTGESWYGVAAIEAKKSIKPTAANIKIYSVKLSDSSSNKRLKIYNTSLDQLWAQGYRIRINNLCDKAKKPHSEKDILAQIKYATKTKMAFHNSQHFVEFCRYGDRPQDNRKRQISECAKWGGTNMGATIIYFAMQTRNSK, from the exons ATGGGCACGATGATCCGGCGAAACAGTTTGAACATTTCGTTCGGCAAGTGGCGAACGAACTCCAGTCCAGGATCGGTGGAGAACGGGCCACCCGGATCACCCTCGCCGCCCGTTGTCACACGGAAGGGTTCATCGTCGTTTGGAAGTTCGGTAGCGATACAGAAGCTCCGCGAGTCCAAGTGGTTCGACGCCGGCGAGGAACGCATCTTCTGCGCCGTCATCGAGGACGGATTCCTGGTGGAACTGCGCCATCCGGTCACCGGCGAGAGTTGGTACGGCGTTGCGGCCATCGAAGCGAAGAAAT CGATAAAACCAACCGCAGCCAACATCAAGATCTACTCCGTCAAGCTATCCGACAGTAGCAGCAACAAGCGGCTCAAAATCTACAACACCTCGCTCGACCAGCTGTGGGCCCAGGGCTACCGGATCCGGATCAACAATCTGTGCGACAAGGCCAAGAAACCGCACAGCGAGAAGGACATCTTGGCACAG ATCAAGTACGCCACCAAAACCAAGATGGCATTCCACAACAGTCAGCACTTTGTCGAGTTCTGTCGGTACGGTGACCGGCCCCAGGACAACCGGAAGCGACAA ATCTCGGAGTGTGCCAAGTGGGGCGGAACCAACATGGGCGCCACCATCATCTACTTTGCCATGCAAACCCGGAACTCCAAGTAG
- the LOC120415630 gene encoding alpha/beta hydrolase domain-containing protein 17B — protein MNGLSFGELCCLFCCPPFPGRIAAKLAFLPPDPTYNLTPLDESKAKYLLSFNERAEWPYSEREKENVEGFFTRTSRGNKLSCIYVRCAPNAKYTLLFSHGNAVDLGQMSSFYLGLGLRINCNIFSYDYSGYGMSGGKPSEKNLYADIDAAWHSLRTRFGVSPENIILYGQSIGTVPTVDLAARYEVGAVILHSPLMSGMRVAFPNTKRTWFFDVFPSIDKASKITSPVLVIHGTEDEVIDFSHGLSIYEKCPKAVEPLWVEGAGHNDIELYNQYLDRLKKFVTIELNN, from the exons ATGAACGGATTAAG CTTCGGCGAGCTATGCTGCCTGTTCTGCTGTCCACCGTTCCCGGGTCGGATCGCGGCCAAGCTGGCCTTCCTGCCGCCCGATCCCACGTACAACCTTACCCCGCTGGACGAGAGCAAAGCAAAGTATCTGCTCAGTTTCAACGAACGCGCCGAATGGCCCTACTCCGAGCGAGAAAAGGAGAACGTGGAAGGATTCTTCACGCGGACCTCCCGCGGCAACAAGCTGTCATGCATCTACGTCCGGTGCGCTCCGAATGCCAAATATACGCTGCTGTTTTCCCACGGGAATGCCGTTGATCTGGGCCAGATGAGCAGCTTTTACTTGGGGCTGGGACTGCGGATCAACTGTAACATCTTCAGTTACGACTACTCCGGGTACGGCATGAGCGGTGGAAAACCGTCGGAGAAGAATCTGTACGCGGACATTGATGCGGCGTGGCACTCACTGCGAACTCGGTTCGGGGTCAGTCCCGAGAACATCATTCTGTACGGGCAGAGTATTGGGACGGTACCGACGGTGGATCTCGCAGCACGGTACGAGGTCGGTGCCGTCATTCTTCATTCGCCGCTCATGTCCGGCATGAGGGTGGCTTTCCCAAACACCAAACGGACCTGGTTCTTTGATGTGTTTCCGAG CATCGACAAGGCCTCCAAAATCACCTCACCGGTGCTGGTGATTCACGGAACCGAAGACGAAGTCATAGACTTTTCCCATGGACTGAGCATATACGAAAAGTGCCCAAAAGCTGTCGAGCCTTTATGGGTTGAG GGAGCTGGCCATAAtgacattgagctgtacaaccAGTATCTGGACCGCTTGAAGAAGTTTGTCACAATTGAGCTGAACAACTGA
- the LOC120415803 gene encoding uncharacterized protein LOC120415803 — protein MLLVAPVVAVPPHHLHQPPKHSLGGVSSSSSSHGGCNCGKTQRSQRSHHTHSTISSTIRKELASYENPHQQPPPPVTVRPAKRNASTESLDLLNRSPPECSCAVYSPNSIDGSKCRKCSQSRQALTTSGQRAQKKYNSSKYKDASTSPKSNSPLRVVSTEPKSPRSPKSPRAEASTDTKFDFPCSPRTESHYKRLSTLSINAGQKNVGTSPRKQPVSPNKLTPVKSDRVLEKSNSLGESKPQKQLRTTRSLSPRPPVKHQHSIMVSDENDIVSVKLSPNEEFDETKEKAKDEEGKTAVKKKAQSEANSPNLSDCGSLKLDDTGLKNTNNRSTSCLVYVPSDPWTRMSAINSPIPTKKQQDHHHKAKKLASKSFSKPNLEYFEDSDPWVYRSNIVLSEQAVKKKGSLPHQTKSLSSALSRDGGFDNARAQRLCHQRSLTKFDKNLTIPGIDLHFDARKKITRPKLQRSKSPAFYEELFQPEKGTTPSKSLNKNKSVSSLKIEKNASNSNLNNGAKCTCHEGNSLGRPSNHNTKCCDNVYKSSTSITSPTIKKQQSSPKLCIPQSPPTNANQPELVKASLTVLNPNLLQPRHSFSTTPTQKDDELQLNIRRLSEQMNKYHHHTGGGGSAGTGYFSQKKQAPSFMNDTIPAPPLTKSKKSSSGGAAGGSGGLLVSSGSSNALLIEPGQKQRASSHSKINDPLMETRC, from the exons ATGCTACTAGTGGCTCCGGTGGTGGCGGTGCCACCTCATCATCTTCATCAACCGCCAAAA CATTCGTTAGGAGGAgtgtcgtcatcgtcgtcgtcgcacggAGGGTGCAACTGCGGCAAGACACAACGAAGTCAACGGTCACACCACACTCACAGCACCATCAGCAGTACGATCCGGAAGGAGCTAGCATCGTACGAGAATCCACACCAACAGCCTCCGCCACCGGTAACGGTGCGACCGGCCAAACGTAACGCCAGCACGGAAAGTCTCGACCTGCTCAACCGGAGCCCTCCGGAGTGCAGCTGTGCCGTGTATAGTCCCAACTCGATCGACGGAAGCAAGTGCCGGAAGTGCAGCCAGAGTCGACAGGCTCTGACCACATCCGGCCAGCGTGCACAGAAAAAGTACAACTCATCAAAGTACAAGGACGCTTCCACCTCTCCCAAATCAAACAGTCCGCTGAGAGTAGTATCAACAGAACCGAAGAGTCCCCGTAGCCCGAAAAGTCCTCGCGCGGAAGCATCCACGGATACAAAGTTTGACTTTCCGTGCTCACCTCGAACCGAGAGCCACTACAAACGGCTGTCCACGTTGAGCATCAACGCTGGGCAAAAGAACGTGGGCACAAGCCCGAGGAAGCAACCGGTAAGTCCCAACAAGCTTACTCCGGTGAAGAGCGATCGCGTTCTGGAAAAGTCAAACTCGCTGGGCGAAAGCAAACCCCAGAAGCAACTCCGCACAACGCGAAGTCTTTCGCCGAGACCACCAGTCAAACACCAACACTCGATCATGGTATCCGATGAGAACGATATCGTATCAGTGAAGCTGTCTCCAAACGAAGAATTTGACGAGACAAAAGAAAAAGCCAAGGATGAGGAAGGAAAGACGGCCGTGAAGAAGAAAGCACAGAGCGAAGCCAATTCGCCAAACCTATCTGACTGTGGCAGTTTGAAGTTGGATGACACCGGTTTGAAGAATACCAATAACCGAAGCACCAGCTGCTTGGTGTACGTTCCTTCAGATCCATGGACGCGTATGTCGGCCATAAACTCTCCCATTCCCACCAAAAAGCAACAGGACCACCACCACAAGGCCAAAAAGCTGGCTAGCAAATCTTTTAGCAAACCAAATCTTGAATACTTTGAAGATTCGGACCCCTGGGTTTATCGGTCCAACATTGTTCTGAGCGAGCAGGCCGTCAAAAAGAAGGGCTCACTGCCACACCAGACCAAATCTCTCAGCAGTGCCCTCAGTCGAGACGGTGGATTCGACAACGCACGAGCCCAGCGCTTGTGCCATCAACGATCACTGACCAAGTTTGACAAGAACCTGACCATTCCGGGCATTGATCTTCACTTTGACGCCCGCAAGAAAATCACCCGACCCAAGCTGCAGCGCTCCAAGTCACCCGCGTTCTACGAAGAACTCTTCCAACCGGAGAAAGGAACCACTCCCAGCAAGTCcctgaacaaaaacaaatcggTGTCCTCTCTCAAGATCGAGAAGAACGCCAGCAACTCGAACCTCAACAACGGTGCCAAATGTACCTGCCACGAGGGCAACTCGCTCGGTCGACCCAGCAACCACAATACCAAGTGCTGCGACAACGTTTACAAGTCCTCTACGAGCATCACTTCGCCCACCATAAAGAAGCAACAATCGTCGCCAAAGCTGTGCATTCCGCAGTCCCCTCCAACCAACGCCAACCAGCCGGAACTGGTCAAAGCCTCGCTCACCGTACTaaacccgaacctgttgcaacCCCGCCACAGTTTTTCCACAACGCCCACCCAGAAAGACGACGAGCTGCAACTCAACATCCGGCGGTTGAGCGAGCAGATGAACAAGTACCATCACCACACTGGTGGCGGCGGCAGCGCTGGTACTGGCTACTTTTCCCAGAAGAAGCAGGCACCGAGTTTCATGAACGATACCATTCCGGCACCTCCGCTGACCAAGAGCAAAAAGTCCAGCAGTGGAGGCGCGGCCGGTGGAAGTGGAGGACTGCTGGTTAGTAGCGGAAGTAGCAACGCGTTGCTGATTGAACCGGGCCAGAAGCAACGCGCCTCGTCGCACTCGAAGATAAACGATCCGCTGATGGAAACGCGATGCTAA